Proteins encoded within one genomic window of Fragaria vesca subsp. vesca linkage group LG1, FraVesHawaii_1.0, whole genome shotgun sequence:
- the LOC101309389 gene encoding uncharacterized protein LOC101309389 has product MAGFDASESQQQQTQLFSVGTEVEVRSDEEGFKGAWFRATIVQSPAPSSASKKRKKAVVEYKTLVTEDGSQPLKEHVDSAYIRPLPPHVADQDLEEGHIVDADYRDGWWTGVIRKVIKKNSKYSIFFENPPDVLEFDRDRLRLHEDWVAGIWVRPNKQEILGASDSQPEEEHLVKLLPVQNGSNHPEVSQVAAQQKTTGAAGDNPESTNSMKNLEEQSSYTQSIKDVAPNGIATDSRPLKKLKDDKVSEATSSGTPRQLRKTPNDKEILSELATGSMESSGTRGSRRVRKPALSHQLFQVESLHGEKKVKTKQQKDGELDNQMHSVKSKGRRSQALVGSSQEAVICALPSQEKHKERGKEDYRVIGSAGNVVQKEGISKEAELPLITGSQVNGKEAAQYPCEIPNEELLKLMIDQKKNANGQAQEESTDFKQQPTDLSSHKRKRGRPRKLVIVSSQASQGVRELNGSNVADKIALEDQRLDEVALHVPEGQDASDSQDASRRNTADVPGTRGIPNEAARIRVQASQNTDDDDRPLSTWFGGMQGAANMDELSKTVEQVRHARDSTPVDSVNDSVPPDENQIMPFVKSSPIWKAIESFDVFRIMPQNPHFRPLVKCKEEYREGFAIGNMVTFSSLVDKISSLHFDDPTQVFDSILESLLDLEKYGFNVTILRGRVNELLSIKQRQVQFEGKSKDAESKIVKQTHEKSKLEVEADSIKKRITELQEKHALIKAAIGSKERDIASLQSSADAINESIKNARSDFEKTTLLPLR; this is encoded by the exons ATGGCGGGGTTCGACGCCTCCGAATCCCAGCAACAACAAACCCAGCTGTTCAGCGTAGGAACAGAAGTGGAGGTCCGGAGCGACGAGGAAGGGTTCAAAGGAGCGTGGTTCAGAGCTACCATTGTGCAGAGCCCAGCTCCGAGCTCAGCATCGAAGAAGAGGAAGAAGGCTGTGGTGGAGTACAAGACGTTGGTCACCGAAGACGGGTCTCAGCCACTGAAAGAGCACGTGGATTCCGCTTATATAAGGCCTCTGCCGCCTCACGTGGCTGACCAGGATCTCGAAGAAGGCCACATAGTCGACGCCGACTACCGTGACGGCTGGTGGACCGGAGTTATCCGCAAAGTTATCAAGAAGAACTCCAAATATAGTATCTTCTTTGAGAACCCGCCGGACGTTCTGGAATTCGATAGGGATCGTCTGCGTCTCCACGAGGATTGGGTTGCCGGCATTTGGGTCCGGCCCAACAAGCAG GAGATACTGGGTGCTTCAGATTCTCAACCAGAGGAAGAGCATTTGGTCAAACTACTGCCTGTACAGAATGGTTCCAACCATCCTGAGGTCAGTCAGGTGGCTGCACAACAGAAAACCACTGGTGCTGCAGGGGATAACCCTGAATCAACTAATTCAATGAAAAATCTTGAGGAGCAGTCAAGTTATACCCAAAGCATCAAGGATGTAGCGCCTAATGGTATTGCTACAGACTCACGTCCTTTAAAAAAGTTGAAGGACGACAAAGTGTCAGAGGCTACATCATCTGGTACACCACGGCAATTGAGGAAAACTCCCAATGATAAAGAAATTCTATCTGAGTTGGCCACTGGGAGCATGGAAAGCAGTGGAACTAGAGGATCAAGACGAGTAAGAAAGCCGGCTCTTAGTCATCAGCTTTTTCAAGTAGAGAGCTTGCATGGTGAAAAGAAAGTT AAGACAAAGCAACAGAAAGATGGTGAGCTAGATAACCAGATGCATTCTGTCAAAAGTAAAGGAAGGCGCTCACAGGCTCTAGTTGGAAGTTCCCAGGAAGCGGTAATATGTGCGCTTCCTAGTCAAGAGAAACATAAGGAAAGAG GTAAGGAAGATTACAGAGTTATTGGTTCTGCTGGAAATGTTGTTCAAAAGGAGGGCATAAGTAAAGAAGCTGAATTACCTCTCATTACTGGGTCGCAAGTCAATGGAAAGGAGGCAGCTCAATATCCATGTGAGATTCCCAACGAAGAGTTGCTGAAGCTCATGATAGATCAGAAGAAGAATGCAAACGGTCAAGCACAAGAAGAGAGCACG GATTTTAAGCAGCAACCAACTGATTTAAGCAGCCACAAAAGAAAGAGGGGCAGACCTAGAAAGTTGGTGATCGTAAGCTCACAAGCCTCACAGGGAG TTAGGGAACTAAATGGATCAAATGTTGCTGACAAAATTGCTCTAGAAGATCAGAGACTTGACGAAGTTGCTTTGCATGTTCCCGAAGGTCAGGATGCTTCAG ATTCGCAAGATGCATCTAGGAGAAATACAGCTGATGTTCCTGGAACAAGGGGTATACCAAATGAAGCTGCTAGGATCCGTGTTCAAGCGTCACAAAATACAGATGATGATGACCGACCTCTCTCCACATGGTTTGGTGGAATGCAGGGTGCAGCAAACATGGATGAATTAA GTAAGACTGTTGAACAAGTTAGGCATGCAAGAGATTCTACTCCAGTTGATTCAGTCAATGACTCTGTGCCGCCAGATGAGAACCAAATTATGCCATTTGTGAAGAGCTCCCCAATCTGGAAAGCAATCGAATCGTTTGACGTGTTCAGAATAATGCCACAAAATCCTCATTTTCGTCCCTTGGTTAAATGTAAAGAGGAATATCGTGAGGGGTTTGCTATTGGCAATATGGTGACCTTTTCCAGTTTGGTGGACAAGATATCGAGTCTGCATTTTGATGATCCTACACAGGTTTTTGATAGCATTTTGGAGAGTCTTCTTGACTTGGAAAAATATGGATTCAATGTTACCATTTTACGTGGGCGTGTGAATGAACTTTTGTCTATCAAACAAAGGCAAGTACAGTTTGAGGGCAAATCAAAAGATGCAGAAAGTAAGATAGTGAAGCAAACTCATGAGAAATCAAAACTTGAAGTTGAGGCTGATAGTATCAAGAAAAGAATAACTGAGTTACAGGAGAAGCATGCATTGATCAAGGCAGCTATAGGGTCTAAAGAACGTGACATTGCTAGCTTGCAGTCGAGTGCTGATGCTATCAATGAGAGCATTAAGAATGCACGTTCTGACTTTGAAAAGACAACTTTGCTCCCTTTGAGATAG
- the LOC101309968 gene encoding nifU-like protein 1, chloroplastic-like: MASLTTSWLPKTPIPSPQIPAKSHQSPQFMLVKRTRIFLGSSVRASNSSAAAESSSSSSSSSPGLYSAKQFDLTVPNVDMVLEDVRPYLIADGGNVDVVSVEDGVVSLKLQGACGSCPSSTTTMKMGIERVLKEKFGDALKDIQQVFDEENRETTVEAVNGHLDILRPAIKNFGGSVEVLSVEGGDCHVKYVGPDSIGSGIRAAIKEKFPDIVNVVFTG; this comes from the exons ATGGCGTCTCTCACAACCTCCTGGTTGCCCAAAACCCCAATTCCTTCTCCCCAAATCCCAGCCAAATCCCATCAATCCCCACAATTCATGCTTGTAAAACGAACAAGGATCTTTCTGGGTTCCTCCGTTAGAGCTTCCAACTCTAGTGCTGCCGCCGAGTCTTCCTCTTCCTCTTCTTCTTCTTCTCCGGGTCTCTACTCGGCCAAGCAATTCGACCTCACAGTTCCCAACGTCGACATGGTTCTCGAAGACGTGCGCCCCTATCTCATCGCCGATGGCGGAAACGTCGACGTTGTGTCTGTCGAGGACGGCGTCGTTTCTCTCAAACTCCAAG GGGCTTGTGGAAGCTGTCCTAGCTCAACCACCACCATGAAAATGGGGATTGAACGAGTGCTTAAAGAGAAGTTTGGAGATGCACTCAAGGATATTCAACAAGTGTTTGATGAAGAAAACAGGGAGACCACAGTTGAG GCAGTGAATGGTCATCTCGATATATTGAGGCCGGCGATAAAGAACTTTGGTGGGAGTGTGGAAGTGTTATCAGTTGAAGGTGGAGATTGCCATGTAAAATACGTAGGGCCTGACTCCATTGGATCAGGAATCAGAGCTGCTATTAAGGAGAAGTTCCCAGATATCGTCAATGTTGTGTTTACCGGATAG
- the LOC101293640 gene encoding uncharacterized protein LOC101293640 has protein sequence MRALIGIAPFSLHNFPNNAQSKQGLLIRRRPSCCIRKQSTPSTRSSSSLKTTWPSLSFSLFGSGFVLGPLIDGIHSRVELVVYQNGSTNIGPLHTNVWVPVLLGLFYCTVGLLQLFLDERASKQIPEGNQQKMLASLFALVLFIELSAEMYKAGVADNIEAYVLFVAAEFIWFSVNRTWFGFLLASIVGLACPLAETPLMKFFHLWYYPQANVEIFGQGLVTWTLTCYFVYTLFLINYSRWLKSVITSTNTTEDK, from the exons ATGCGAGCCCTCATTGGCATTGCTCCATTCTCTCTTCACAATTTTCCTAACAATGCCCAGAGCAAGCAAGGTTTGCTCATTAGGCGTAGGCCTTCCTGCTGTATCAGAAAGCAAAGCACACCATCAACCAGAAGCAGCAGCAGCCTCAAAACCACTTGGCCGTCCCTCTCATTTTCACTTTTCGGTTCCGGTTTTGTCCTTGGTCCTCTAATTGATGGAATCCATTCAAGGGTAGAACTTGTGGTGTATCAGAATGGCTCAACCAATATTGGTCCTCTTCACACTAACGTTTGG GTTCCCGTCTTACTTGGATTGTTCTACTGCACTGTCGGTTTGCTTCAACTCTTCTTGGATGAAAGGGCCTCCAAACAGATTCCAGAGGGAAACCAACAGAAAATGCTTGCCTCTTTGTT CGCACTGGTGCTATTTATAGAGTTGAGCGCCGAGATGTACAAAGCAGGAGTTGCAGACAATATTGAAGCATACGTGCTATTTGTAGCGGCTGAGTTTATATGGTTTTCTGTGAACCGGACATGGTTCGGCTTCCTCCTTGCAAGCATAGTTGGTCTGGCCTGCCCACTGGCTGAGACACCCTTAATGAA GTTCTTCCACCTTTGGTATTATCCACAAGCAAATGTTGAAATCTTTGGCCAG GGCCTGGTGACTTGGACGCTCACTTGCTATTTTGTGTACACGCTGTTTCTGATCAATTATTCACGCTGGCTGAAATCAGTGATCACTTCTACTAATACAACAGAGGACAAGTGA